The following is a genomic window from Fusarium oxysporum Fo47 chromosome IV, complete sequence.
TGGGCACAAATCGTAACACTCTATCCCTATGCCCTATTAAgactaatatattataatttataaattaaggcttttaatataagacCAACTATAAAAAAATAAGACCTAGAACAATATAGTCCTAGAATAACATTAgaccttatatttattagttcTAATACAATTAGTGGTTTTAGAGGTGGAAAAAGTGGAGTATACGTGAGGCAACCGCAGGTGTTGTAACAGATTAGCACAGCCATTCGCGCCTTCCTGATTGGCATAAAATCACACATCTGTGTCGCTTTCGTCCGCCTCCGTTGCAGGTAGGCACGATACATAGGGCCTCAGGCAACTTCAAAAACCATTCGACACACTGCCGTGCTCATCATCACTTCCCCTATCACCTGTTGCCTGTAACAAGAAGCATAAACCAGCGACCCTACTTCCAGGCCGCCAGACAGTctatccttctcctcattcttctcgcTTTGGCATCAAACCCAAAGTCTGTCAGTAATGCCTCTGTGTAGTATTTGCCTCAGCATCAACTTCAGTACTATCCTACGGCCAGATATAAAAGGCTACCCCGAGCCCGCTGGTGGATGGCCTACGAACTTTGAACTCTACTACTACAATGCGAGAGATTGGAGGGATAATGATTctgagaagcttcttgtGCCTCATCAGGAAAGCCTTGAGAATCTCGAAGCTAGTGCAAGGTCCTGTGAGCTGTGCCGGTTGATTGAGCGCTGCGTGTCAGAAACCGTCGCCAAAATCAAGGCATCGAACGACCTAGGCTTCCCACATATCCCTGAATCGAATTACACGTTCTGGCTGTCAGGCAGGAAGGAAGCGGATGGATTTCAGATCATCGGCTGCCACAATGAACTAAGACACCAGTACCGTATCATGGGTGGCGCTGGAGTCTGCGTCAGGAAAGGTAAGAGCCCTAGAGAATCATCCAGATAGTGCAACATGAACAGTCGCGCTTACACCTTAATCAGATAGCCCACTAGCATGTGTTGTCAAGGGACGACGAGTTTCTCCAGACCCTATGTTTTCTTCCATGTTGGCCGACATTCCCAATTTGATAGAAGATTGCAAATACAAACACGGGCATGTTGAACATGAGAAGGGGGAGGCTCCAACTAGGATACTGAGAATCAAAGACAATGGTCAGACAATTACGCTTAGTGAGGGAAACATGAATATCGAAGGCAGGTATGCAGCCCTGAGCCACTGTTGGGGAGACGGCCCTCAAATCACACTTAATACTGGCTCCGTCACGGAGCTGAAAAAGGGGATAAATATAGCTGACCTCCCCAAGACATTCCAAGATGCCGTCTGGGTCGTCAACCAGCTTGGGATATCACATCTTTGGATTGATAGCTTATGCATATTCCAGGATGACCCGAGTGACTGGGCATATGAGTCGGCGCGAATGGCCAAAGTATACGGAAATTCTACCATCACAATAGCAGCAAGCCGAGCAGCGAACAGTTCTGAGGGTTTCCTGGAGAAGCATATTCAGCGGAACTATATCGCCGCTCCGTTCCGCTATGGTCAAGTTTCTGGGGAAATTTTGATCTTCCCCCTCCATGTTAGAAATGTAGGAGATACATCACGCTATGCTCGCCTTGAAGATGAACCCCTGACAAATCGAGGATGGGTAATGCAGGAGCGCTACCTCTCTCCTCGTATAATCCATTTCGATAGCTCCCAGGTGTGCTTCGAGTGCAAAAGGGCATTCATTACTGAAGATGGATGCTCAGCAAGTCCATCGCGCCTTAATTGGCAATACAAGTTACCAACTCCCAATTCCTGGGAGACAGATTGGAAGCAAGTCGTCCGTTTATATTCTCAGCGCAAGCTGACAATGAAAACCGACAAGCTTCCCGCAATAGCAGGCATTGCAGAATACTTCTCAAATATAGCAGCAACCGCATCAATCGATAGTCACTACCTGGCTGGTTTATGGCGAaacaacatcatcttcgGCCTTTGCTGGCAAATCGACCCTCGGAAGGGTTTCCAAAGGCGAGAAGGCCAGTATCGAGCGCCCACgtggtcttgggcttcatTGGATTCTGCGATATGGTTTCCCTCCGTGAAGTATCCTCTGGCGACTTTCCAGAATGCGCATGTGACCCTTGACTCACATGAAAGCCCCTTTGGCAAAGTAACTGGCGGCTGGATCCGGTTACGGGCGAGAAAGTATCTCTTATTGAACAAAGCCGGCAACAACACGAACTTTACAGTTTCATTCCATGCGGAGGGGCCGAACTTTGATATCTCTGTTTTCTGGGAAGATCAGGAGGTATACAGCTCACCCACTATCACCGATTTAGTAGAGAATGGTCCATACGAGACGCCTTTTATGACAATCCCGCTGGCCTGCCGTGAATCTGGCGCTGACTCTGATGCAGACGAGGTCGAAATTGTCTTTATTGTGGTAAAGGCGGTGGAGAATGGCCTGCCCTCATGTGGTGGAGTTCAGCCCTTTCAGAGAGTTGGGAGCACAACTTTGAATTTGCGTAAGACAGACAGAGACAGCCTTGAGAGTTTAGGATTATATTATTGGATGAATGGATACGCCAAGTGTTTAAATGATGAGCTAGGAGATGTAATACTTATCTGAATcaataataacttattaagTAGCAGTAAAGaaagttataatttaaataaaagaatttatatttatatagtatattaggttagggttaggattTGGTTAGTATTTACTATTTCAGCTAATTTATCTTAGTGTTAAGAGAAAGTATAGAAATAGGGGATACTAGGTCTTAAGAACTATATTTACATTAGCTGATGACTAAGATACTAATAAGTCAACCCGACAGTTTTAAGTGCAAATAACATAAGCCGGGACGACAGGTTTAAGTAACATATAACAAAAGCCAAAGGAACATGTTCTATCCAGAATGGACATCTTGGGAACGTTTGTGGGGTATAGTAGGGACAAGTAGGGAAACAGTGCCTTCTCCAAGGGCCACGCTTCAAAACAAAACCAAACTCGAGAGTCAGAGCCGAGGGATTAATTACTCATGGAAGTACAGATCCCATGGTAAGAATCTCCTGTCGTGTTCTCACCCCCAGGATTCGCAATGTCGGATTAACGTCAGAGCCTTCTCCTGAAGCTTGAAGTGGCTCAAGGCACAGCGCATATTATTGGGTTTGAGCTGGGGACTATCCTTTTTGTAGAACCGAGTACTTCTGAAGAGATAGCCACATATCTGCTCAGACGGTGGCAGTTTCATTGAAGTCGGGGGTTTGGTGGCAGctataaaaaagataagcCAATTCTTTAGCCAGAGAACAGCTTGGGAAAGAAGCTAACATTAATTGCCTAAGGCTATTGGTTCTTGCCATCGTAAATCCTGCGCATGCTGCCCTTCTTGGTAATTTAGGTTCGGTTATAGGGGCCGAGTATCTGCAAGATCTGGCCTTCTTCCGCGATGTGTCATCGAATGCTTCAGTGAGAGATATTACAACAGCATCATAATTTCCAATCCCGAGGGTTTCGGAAACGATGCGCGCTGAGAGGCGAAGCCGCGCATTTAAGCTATCGGTAGCATTGGAGCAGGGTTTAGGTTAAAGTGGCTATTGGAATATGAGTCTTTTGGCCGAGGTGAGTTGCTTCGTATGCAAAGTCTTGTCGGCTGGTTAAGCTAGCACCACAATACGGAACATGAACCAGCGGATAATGGACTTTTGCAGGCTAACCTCCTTTGACTATAGCTCTTAAAACCACGAAACGGCTAAGCAATCAGACGAGGCTGTAATCGTCTGCTATCGTGATCTTGCATCCTTTTTCTAAATACCGCTTCTATTCATGGCTATCTAGAATAGGCTGATATCTGCCTCAGAGCAGTGCTCTATCTGAAGTATAGTTGGTGCTGCGATAAACAACGAGGTATTAATACACAGGTCGCTAGATAAATATGGTTAAGAGAGCTAAGCGAGCGATATAAAATAGCCAAGCCTCTATCAAGAACCGCAAGGCTTCTGTTATACATCTTATGCCTAATCTGTGTTGCCGGTATATTAGTCAGGtaattaagattattacAGGCTATAGTCCTTTTACTAAGGTTAGGTAATAGAGATTAAAAGCACGAACCCTTTCTCCAAGCTTTAAAgaatatatctaataatgCAGATATAGAAACAACGGCTTCCCATACTGACTAGGTCTTGTCTTTAGGGGCAGAAACTGCCTATGTGAAGGAGGACTGAAATTCTCTAATAATAGGTTAATCTTTTTTGTATGATTTTATAAGAATATTTATAGGCACATTCACATACTTAATAGCTCAccttttaatattatattaattaataaaacttaaaatataaaaataaaagtaaaataatatttgcttaacttaatatataaattaatttatactTTGTCTTACTTTTGTTTTAtgttttattattatttcttcAATCATCTCCCTTCTCCAGGTCGTTTTAAACATTGAGGTGTCTAGACGGTAGTCGGAAGGGCAGTACAGTTGAAGCAGAATCAACGGGAATAGTCTATGAAAAGAATAACAAGAAACCCATAAACACAAGTGTCTACGCCTTTTGCCCGATGTTAAAAATGCCTCCCATCGGCATCAACATGCTATCCCAAATGAAACAGTCCAACACACTACTGACCACCTTCTCAGACGTTGTCCAAAGCTGTTTCCCCAACTCGGCGTTATTCGCATCCTCAGTTGGTTCTTTCAGTCCACCGAACGGCATGATGAATGATCCAGCATATTTATCTCTTTGTTGAGCTGGTTCCGGgtgagcagcagcaaagaaAGGCGTAATAGCACCCTCGAAAGGTGAGAGGTTCGATCGGAAGATGTCGTTGTCTCTGCCTCCAAGATATCCTGCCGCTCCATTTGTTGCAACTCCTCCGGGATGGACACTAAGTGCTAGTATATCAACGCCTTCTTGGTCAAAACGACGCTGGAGTTCTTTGGTGTGGAGAATGCTTGCGAGCTTGGAGTAGCCGTAACGAAGATAATTAGCAGATGGTTCATCCTCGCTCCCGTAGGTAGTGTTAAAGTCCTCTAGCGAACCAAACTTTGCACCTGTCGGAACATCGTAGTGAGCCGTTGAAGCAACATTCACAATCCGCACACCAGGGTGTTCGGCTTGAGTTTTGTTAAGCAGCGGCAACAACTCCCTGGTCAGAAGAAAAGGGCCCAGGTGGTTGATGCCAAATGAGACCGAGATGCCATTTGCGTCTTTGTCGAGAGGTCTGGCGAGAACAGCAGCGTTATTAACCAAAATATCAAGCCGAGGCTCTTCTGCAACAACCTTTCTCGCAGCGAATTGGACTTGTTTGAAATTTCCCATGTCAACTGCAAACGGAACAAGAGATTCGGGTTTTAGCTGCGGTGATTCGGCAAGCATAATTCTGATAGCTTTTGTTGCTTTTTGAAGATTGCGGGCGCCGACGTAGACTTTTGCTCCCTTGAGTGCGAGTTGATGTGCTATGTGATAACCGACACCATCTGGAGTACTACAAAAGCTGTTAGTTGGGGCACGTTGCTGCAAGCGCGGTGATACTCACTTGGCTCCTGTGACAAGGGCAACTTTGCCTGCTAAGGATGGGATATCATCAAAACTATACTTCTTCAATGGTGTTAGCCATTGGCGAAGATATCTCAATCAGTGACGTACAGGTCGTAGTATTTCTTTATGATTCACCATCTTGTCAAAGATTAACGATAAAAGGTCAAAGTATTCTCAAGTAGGTTTGTAAGTGTTCTTATTTCTTATCCGATTTAGTAACATCTACATCAAAGAAATTGAACTACTTATGTAGTGGGCTCAGTCACTTCTCGCGATAGCTAATTAATCAGCCTGCATCATGTTCTATCGTATTGCCAACATGTAAGCTCTCGGAACTGGCGATTGTGCTTACAAACACAGGCGCAGCGCGACCTCCACCACAGCTTATCCAAGGGCCAATGGGACTCAAGCCTTGGTTGACGTATATGTCAGCACCCACAAACGATTCCAAAGGGACCCTAAAGTTTCCCCGAAAAAATAGTCCTTGTCTACATCGTCATAATTGAGGTTGCTGTGTCTCCCCTGCAGGGTGCCCGATTAAAAAGTAGATTTCTTTAAATTTCTGTTACGCATATGCTATACTTCGACATAATTCAATTAGTCCCATTCAACGTCTTAAGCCGAGAAGTCCGCAGTATCTATATAAGCTTGGCCCGGGAAGCCGATACAAGTCAACCCTATCATAAAATACAGGCCCCCAGAATCAATTTGTTCTTGCGTGTAGGTGCAAGTCGAGGAAATATACGTCCACTGGCCTGCCTTCGTGGTGAGATCAAAAGTCGTGGGATCCGTCCAGGCGTTATTTTGATATGAGCATATGAGCGTAGCAGCAGGGCAGAAGTAGTTTGCATTGACCCAAGCGGAGATGGTGTAGGTAACACCAGCAGTGATGGAACCCCGGAGCGGCTGCTTGATGTAGTCTCCGAGGAGTTTCCCCCCTAGGGTTGCGGCCATGAGAGCAGAATTGCGTCCGTCATGCTTGACATCAGAGGCGATGGATACGTCATACTCGCCGTAGTAGGTTTCCCAAGGCGCAACAGATGAATCGTCATCGTCGAATCCAGCATTTCTGATGAAGGGTACAGCCGATGAGGCCTCCGATGTAGTCGTCGTGGCAGTATCAGTGGCAGCTTCAGTCGTCGTGGCAGCGTCAGTCGTCGTGGCAATCTCGGTCGTCGTGCCCTCGGCCGTCGACAAGGCAGTGGTAGACGTTTCCTTGGGGTCTACAGACGTCTCTGTGCTGCTTGTGGACTCCGTGACAATGACGCTCGACTCTTCATTTGAGAAGTAGGTGGAGGAGGCTGCTACCGTAGTGGTTTCGACTAAGCTGGATGCAGTTGTGGAGCCGAGTGTAGTCGAGACATCACTCGTGGAGAAGCCTTCAGTTATTCTGGAGCTAGGTTTACAGGGGCCGGCTTGAGAGCCAGCCACTAAACAAGCTGTTATAAAAGCGGCGGCGTACGTCTGTGGAATCATCCTGAGCGAGCGTGTTGGAATAACGATTGCGAGCATATGATAAACAAAAATAGGTGAAGAGGGGTCATGTAAATAGAAACTGGTAAAAGCCTAAAATTAAAAAACTCAATCGCTTCAAAAAGGGGTTTATTGAGGCTTGttgtttttttctttggtCTAGATGCTCGCCGGCCGCAGTTGTGGAATCAATAGCGCATATTGTACCGGGCTTAGTGAGATCAATAACTCAGCTAGCGTCCAATAGTTCCACTTCAGCTGCATGGATCTATACTACAAGCTTAAAAAGAAAATTGACCAAATATTCCTCGCTCTGCTTCAACAGCTCATTGCGCGATTGCTGACCCCTGGCGAGCTGCTAATTACTGCAAACTTGGGCAGTTGAAAATAAGCGAGTTAGACTAAGAAATCAACAGAGCCATCGGAAAAAGTTCTCCCCTCTCTATAAGAGGGTATGCGCGCTTTAAAGCCACCCACTTTCCCTATGATACTCCAAACATTGTAACTTCATTATATTATACACTCTTTCAGTATGAAACTGTCAAAGCGCCTCGCGGCCTTCTGGGCTCTAAATTTGTCTCCCCTTCCAAGCGTGCTGGCGGCTTCAACTTGCAGTCAACTATCCGGCAGCATTTACACTGGTTACAACGGCAACGGATTCGATATTCTATGCGATACTTCTACAGTCAATGGGAATATTTTTGCCTACTATTCTGAAGGAGAGCAGTTCCAGGATTGCGTGGATCGATGCGATGTTGTCCCCAGTTGTATTGTTGCATTGTATTTAGACGGGAGCGGCGACTGTGCTTTAATCAACAACTATCAGGGGACTAGGTCGTTTAGTGG
Proteins encoded in this region:
- a CDS encoding short-chain dehydrogenase; the protein is MVNHKEILRPKYSFDDIPSLAGKVALVTGANTPDGVGYHIAHQLALKGAKVYVGARNLQKATKAIRIMLAESPQLKPESLVPFAVDMGNFKQVQFAARKVVAEEPRLDILVNNAAVLARPLDKDANGISVSFGINHLGPFLLTRELLPLLNKTQAEHPGVRIVNVASTAHYDVPTGAKFGSLEDFNTTYGSEDEPSANYLRYGYSKLASILHTKELQRRFDQEGVDILALSVHPGGVATNGAAGYLGGRDNDIFRSNLSPFEGAITPFFAAAHPEPAQQRDKYAGSFIMPFGGLKEPTEDANNAELGKQLWTTSEKVVSSVLDCFIWDSMLMPMGGIFNIGQKA
- a CDS encoding heterokaryon incompatibility protein-domain-containing protein, which gives rise to MPLCSICLSINFSTILRPDIKGYPEPAGGWPTNFELYYYNARDWRDNDSEKLLVPHQESLENLEASARSCELCRLIERCVSETVAKIKASNDLGFPHIPESNYTFWLSGRKEADGFQIIGCHNELRHQYRIMGGAGVCVRKDSPLACVVKGRRVSPDPMFSSMLADIPNLIEDCKYKHGHVEHEKGEAPTRILRIKDNGQTITLSEGNMNIEGRYAALSHCWGDGPQITLNTGSVTELKKGINIADLPKTFQDAVWVVNQLGISHLWIDSLCIFQDDPSDWAYESARMAKVYGNSTITIAASRAANSSEGFLEKHIQRNYIAAPFRYGQVSGEILIFPLHVRNVGDTSRYARLEDEPLTNRGWVMQERYLSPRIIHFDSSQVCFECKRAFITEDGCSASPSRLNWQYKLPTPNSWETDWKQVVRLYSQRKLTMKTDKLPAIAGIAEYFSNIAATASIDSHYLAGLWRNNIIFGLCWQIDPRKGFQRREGQYRAPTWSWASLDSAIWFPSVKYPLATFQNAHVTLDSHESPFGKVTGGWIRLRARKYLLLNKAGNNTNFTVSFHAEGPNFDISVFWEDQEVYSSPTITDLVENGPYETPFMTIPLACRESGADSDADEVEIVFIVVKAVENGLPSCGGVQPFQRVGSTTLNLRKTDRDSLESLGLYYWMNGYAKCLNDELGDVILI